A stretch of the Rosa rugosa chromosome 5, drRosRugo1.1, whole genome shotgun sequence genome encodes the following:
- the LOC133708668 gene encoding putative disease resistance RPP13-like protein 1 produces MVVEVFLGAFVQVLLERLTPQNLLSFGHFQGVEKKFKKWSTTLSAIRAVLQDAEKKQLTSEAVKLWLDELKHLAFDMDDFLDTFSTQLLVINHQNGAGTSKVQRLFSRVKFNFNMNSEMGNIADRLQVISDRKDKLGLVYSDDPGYPRASQRLPSSYVLDGPVVGRDEDKRKIVELLLRDHEPCCTTNFQVLAIVGMPGLGKTTLAGHVFNDKETGLFNPKVWVSVSDSFSLERLTKTIFKLVTSRDSDDLDEFSKVQDLLSEALAGKKFLIVLDDVWSTCDYDSWTKLQSPFRVGAPGSQIVVTTREEKVAKLIGATHVYDLKTLSNEDCLEVFQQHINSNRPPNFNLLCKKIVEKCNGLPLAAKTLGGILRCKEAGSWEEVLDDKLWSVSNNESNILTVLKLSYHYLPSNLKRCFAYCSILPKQYEFGKKQLILLWMAEGFLHQSQGSKEMEDIGGDYFGELLSRSLFQKSSKNNSRYEMHDLVGDLARWAAGDICFRLEDNLDGRCSPKTRYSSYSSGKFDGVKKFEAFSKAKHLRTFLPVSVLRGRENHQTRKVASDLLPNMKYLRVLSFNGYQITELPDSIGRLKHLRYLDLSHTLIMSLPDSISSLYNLQTLILENCSKLKALPSNIRNLINLRHLNNSSMLSLEGMPPQLGQLTSLQTLSCFVVGKARESGVKEIGPLYLLRGTLCLSRLENVIDVEDARRADLICKEGLDALQLEWSGRGEKESDVLDMLKPHRNLKELTIKGYGGLELPSWICNPLFSVLVLLRLENCNNCRFLPQLGQLPSLKELFIRGMSQVESVGVEFYGEGTLSFPVLENLVFEDMQQWKGWFPCEEDQIGVFPSLKMLSVIKCPQLVVSITNYTQLCALQVHDCNGVVFRGAVDFELLEHMYLSNLSVLRLEIEKSAECMSGLRNVQGLGITNSEESSSSWQNEDIILQYLSSLRSLFIERNSKFLQLHQLTSLQALRLYRCASLVSIPEACLPPSLKDLWIERCDSLTYFARYQIPPSLRRAGIRECKRLKLLVGENVEGYSSSSSSHSLMQEDTSCLEYLEVWECPSLTSLSSRGQLPRALKHLHIRDCERLESMTDMFHSETCLEHIVIQSCANLKSLPEGLCDLTHLQQLIVMDCGSLVSFPRGGLPTTVSNLTSIYIYNCDSLEAFPRGMDKYISLQTLWIGYCKGLSSILEEGFSPNLVELYIVNPLRCKPLCEWGLQLHRLNSLRELWIQGVDPNLVLFPPEEMEMLLPKSLIKIRIGDFPKLRRLSSKALQSLTSLESLRIEDCPKLASIPEEKLSLSLTQLHISNCPLLKKRYRPGKAPHWPKIGHIPYIQIGE; encoded by the coding sequence ATGGTGGTGGAGGTGTTTCTCGGGGCTTTTGTTCAGGTGCTGCTGGAAAGGTTGACACCCCAGAACTTGCTCAGTTTCGGTCACTTCCAAGGCGTCGAAAAGAAGTTCAAGAAATGGAGTACAACTCTGTCTGCAATCCGAGCTGTGCTGCAGGATGCTGAGAAGAAGCAACTCACCAGCGAGGCGGTGAAGCTGTGGCTGGATGAGCTCAAACACTTGGCTTTCGACATGGATGACTTCTTGGACACCTTTTCCACCCAGCTCTTGGTGATCAATCACCAAAATGGGGCCGGCACAAGCAAGGTACAACGCCTCTTTTCGAGAGTTAAATTCAACTTTAACATGAACTCCGAAATGGGTAACATTGCTGACAGATTACAAGTAATATCTGATAGAAAAGATAAGCTCGGTTTAGTATATAGTGATGATCCAGGTTATCCTCGGGCATCACAAAGGTTGCCGAGTTCATATGTGTTGGATGGACCTGTGGTTGGAAGGGATGAAGACAAGAGAAAGATTGTTGAGTTGTTGTTGAGAGATCATGAGCCTTGTTGTACAACCAATTTCCAAGTTTTGGCCATTGTTGGTATGCCGGGACTTGGCAAGACCACACTTGCAGGGCATGTGTTTAATGATAAGGAAACGGGGCTGTTCAATCCAAAGGTGTGGGTATCTGTTTCTGATAGCTTCAGTCTTGAGAGACTGACGAAAACTATCTTCAAGTTAGTCACATCCCGGGATTCTGATGATTTGGATGAGTTTAGTAAAGTGCAAGATCTTCTGAGTGAGGCATTAGCAGGAAAAAAGTTTCTAATTGTTCTGGATGATGTTTGGAGTACTTGTGACTATGATTCTTGGACAAAACTCCAGTCTCCCTTTCGTGTTGGAGCACCAGGAAGTCAGATAGTGGTGACTACTCGTGAAGAAAAAGTTGCGAAATTGATAGGAGCAACTCATGTTTATGATTTGAAGACCCTATCAAATGAGGATTGTTTGGAAGTATTTCAGCAGCATATTAACAGTAATAGACCACCAAATTTTAATCTTCTTTGCAAGAAGATTGTTGAAAAGTGCAATGGATTGCCATTGGCTGCAAAGACTCTTGGTGGCATTTTACGTTGTAAAGAAGCTGGCAGTTGGGAAGAAGTATTGGATGATAAATTGTGGAGTGTGTCAAATAATGAGAGCAACATTCTCACAGTACTAAAATTGAGCTATCATTATCTTCCTTCAAACTTGAAGAGGTGCTTTGCGTATTGCTCAATACTTCCAAAGCAATATGAATTTGGGAAAAAGCAGTTAATACTGCTGTGGATGGCAGAGGGTTTTCTTCATCAATCACAAGGAAGTAAGGAGATGGAAGATATTGGCGGTGACTACTTTGGGGAGCTGTTGTCTCGGTCATTGTTTCAGAAGTCAAGCAAAAATAATTCAAGATATGAAATGCATGACCTTGTTGGTGATTTGGCACGGTGGGCTGCAGGAGATATCTGTTTTAGATTGGAGGATAATCTGGATGGAAGATGTTCTCCAAAGACTCGTTATTCGAGTTACAGTTCTGGCAAGTTTGATGGGGTAAAAAAATTCGAAGCCTTCTCTAAAGCCAAACATTTGCGGACTTTCTTACCAGTTTCAGTTTTACGCGGTCGTGAGAATCATCAAACTCGTAAGGTTGCTTCTGATTTATTGCCAAATATGAAGTACTTACGGGTGCTCTCTTTCAATGGATATCAAATAACTGAACTGCCGGATTCAATTGGCAGACTGAAGCATCTAAGGTACCTTGATCTGTCTCACACCTTGATAATGAGTTTGCCTGATTCAATAAGCTCTCTTTACAACTTACAGACGTTGATATTGGAAAATTGTTCTAAATTGAAGGCACTACCTTCAAACATTAGGAATTTAATTAATCTACGTCATCTCAACAATTCTAGCATGCTTTCTTTGGAAGGAATGCCTCCACAATTAGGTCAACTGACTAGCCTGCAAACGTTATCCTGTTTCGTGGTGGGCAAAGCTAGGGAGTCAGGTGTGAAAGAGATAGGCCCCCTATATCTTCTTCGTGGGACATTGTGCCTCTCACGATTAGAAAATGTCATCGATGTGGAGGATGCAAGAAGGGCTGACTTAATATGCAAGGAAGGGCTTGATGCATTGCAACTAGAATGGAGTGGCAGAGGAGAAAAGGAATCAGATGTGCTTGACATGTTAAAACCCCACAGAAACCTCAAAGAGCTTACCATTAAAGGCTATGGTGGTTTGGAATTGCCATCATGGATATGTAATCCTTTATTCTCTGTTCTGGTGCTTTTAAGGTTAGAGAATTGTAATAATTGTCGATTCTTGCCACAACTCGGACAATTACCTTCTCTCaaggaactcttcataagaggAATGTCTCAGGTGGAAAGTGTTGGTGTTGAGTTTTATGGAGAGGGTACCTTGTCTTTTCCAGTACTGGAGAATCTAGTGTTTGAGGATATGCAACAATGGAAGGGATGGTTTCCTTGCGAAGAAGATCAAATTGGAGTTTTTCCTTCCTTGAAAATGCTTTCTGTCATTAAATGTCCACAATTGGTGGTTTCCATTACAAACTATACACAACTTTGTGCATTACAAGTCCATGACTGCAATGGGGTGGTATTTAGAGGTGCTGTTGACTTTGAGTTACTTGAGCATATGTATCTTTCAAATTTGTCAGTGTTGAGACTTGAAATTGAAAAATCTGCGGAATGCATGAGCGGCTTAAGAAATGTTCAAGGCTTGGGAATTACTAATAGCGAGGAATCATCATCTTCATGGCAGAATGAGGATATAATACTGCAGTATCTGAGTTCTCTTCGTAGTTTGTTTATTGAAAGGAACTCCAAGTTTCTTCAATTGCATCAGCTGACATCACTTCAAGCGCTTCGCTTATATAGATGTGCAAGTCTGGTTTCCATTCCCGAAGCATGTTTGCCACCTTCTCTTAAAGATCTGTGGATTGAAAGGTGCGATTCTCTCACGTATTTTGCAAGGTACCAGATACCTCCAAGTCTAAGAAGAGCAGGAATAAGAGAATGCAAAAGGTTGAAATTATTAGTTGGGGAGAATGTAGAGGGTTactcatcctcttcttcttcgcaCAGTTTGATGCAAGAGGATACATCTTGTCTTGAGTACTTGGAGGTATGGGAGTGTCCATCTCTTACATCCTTATCATCAAGAGGCCAACTACCCAGAGCGCTTAAACACCTTCACATAAGGGATTGTGAACGACTGGAGTCAATGACAGATATGTTCCACAGTGAAACTTGTCTCGAACATATTGTGATACAGAGTTGTGCAAATCTTAAATCCTTACCAGAAGGCCTATGCGACCTCACGCATCTTCAACAGTTAATTGTTATGGATTGTGGAAGTCTGGTTTCCTTCCCGAGAGGAGGGTTGCCAACAACAGTCTCCAACCTGACAAGCATCTATATCTACAATTGTGATAGCTTGGAAGCTTTCCCCAGAGGAATGGACAAGTACATCTCTCTTCAGACATTATGGATCGGTTACTGTAAAGGTTTGTCATCCATTTTAGAAGAGGGTTTTTCCCCAAACTTAGTTGAGCTTTACATTGTGAACCCTTTACGTTGCAAGCCACTCTGTGAATGGGGGTTGCAGTTGCACAGACTCAATTCTCTGAGAGAGTTGTGGATCCAGGGTGTAGATCCAAATCTGGTGTTATTTCCACCAGAGGAGATGGAGATGCTGCTCCCTAAATCTCTCATTAAAATCAGAATTGGAGACTTCCCAAAGCTAAGGCGCCTATCCAGCAAGGCCCTTCAGTCGCTCACTTCTCTTGAATCTCTTAGAATTGAAGATTGTCCAAAGCTAGCATCCATTCCAGAGGAGAAGCTGTCTCTTTCACTTACACAACTGCATATCTCCAATTGTCCTCTGCTAAAGAAGAGATACAGACCAGGGAAAGCACCACACTGGCCCAAAATAGGCCACATTCCTTACATACAGATTGGAGAGTAG